A stretch of Sulfitobacter sp. THAF37 DNA encodes these proteins:
- a CDS encoding SDR family oxidoreductase, whose product MDLGIKGKTALVCASSKGLGLGCAEALAEAGVNLVMNARGAEALESAAERLRADHGVSVKTVVADVSTEEGQKTLIDAAGEIDILVNNAGGPPPGMWKDWDRSDFIAALDANMLAPIALIKALVPGMMDRGWGRVVNITSQSVRAPIAVLGLSNSARTGLTGYVAGTSRQVAGSGVTINNLLPGIHATDRADSLDAGVVKAKGITLEEARKERAAGIPAGRYGTRQEFGAACAFLCSQHAGFIVGQNLLLDGGATNVTM is encoded by the coding sequence ATGGATCTGGGAATCAAGGGAAAGACCGCGCTGGTCTGCGCATCGTCAAAGGGCCTGGGGCTGGGCTGCGCCGAGGCATTGGCCGAAGCCGGTGTGAACCTGGTGATGAACGCCCGCGGCGCCGAGGCGCTGGAGTCCGCCGCGGAGCGCCTGCGCGCCGATCACGGCGTGTCGGTCAAGACGGTGGTTGCCGATGTCTCGACCGAGGAAGGCCAGAAGACCCTGATCGACGCCGCCGGAGAGATCGACATCCTGGTGAACAACGCGGGCGGCCCGCCGCCGGGCATGTGGAAAGACTGGGACCGGTCCGATTTCATCGCGGCGCTGGATGCCAACATGCTGGCCCCCATCGCGCTGATCAAGGCGCTGGTGCCGGGCATGATGGACCGCGGCTGGGGCAGGGTGGTCAACATCACCTCGCAATCCGTGCGCGCGCCCATCGCGGTGCTGGGCCTGTCGAACTCGGCCCGGACGGGGCTGACTGGCTATGTCGCGGGCACCTCGCGGCAGGTCGCGGGGTCTGGCGTGACCATCAACAACCTGCTGCCGGGGATCCACGCAACCGACCGGGCGGATTCGCTCGACGCGGGCGTGGTCAAGGCCAAGGGCATCACGCTGGAGGAAGCGCGCAAGGAGCGTGCCGCCGGCATCCCGGCGGGGCGCTACGGCACCCGGCAGGAATTCGGCGCGGCCTGTGCGTTCCTGTGTTCGCAGCACGCCGGTTTCATCGTGGGCCAGAACCTGCTGCTGGACGGCGGGGCGACCAACGTCACCATGTGA
- a CDS encoding ABC transporter ATP-binding protein: MTAEFPRLEIKDLKRSYDGRPVVDGVSLRIMPGQVTCLLGPSGCGKSTTLRMIAGVEMQDSGTIHVDGKLICDTVYRVPPERREIGLMFQDFALFPHLSVADNVGFGLRTGSRAEKRARIEELLDRVDLKRFIDGYPHQLSGGEQQRVALARALAPRPRIMLMDEPFSGLDNRLRDGIRDETLSILKEEDTAVLLVTHEPDEAMRMADEIALMRDGRIVMQGAPYNVYTRPVDRAAVAFFSDANLLRARVEGALADTPFGQFLAPGVPDGTDVDIVFRPQHLRIDFDRAGQGPRPTATDGTAARATVERARFMGNESLVEFVLDHDKLRLKATVPNVFLPQPGAVMWLTVRRDRCFVFPVTGGRDA, from the coding sequence ATGACAGCCGAATTTCCCCGTCTTGAAATCAAGGATCTGAAGCGGTCGTATGACGGCCGCCCCGTGGTCGATGGCGTATCGCTGCGGATCATGCCGGGGCAAGTCACCTGTCTGCTGGGGCCGTCGGGATGCGGCAAGTCCACCACCCTGCGCATGATCGCCGGGGTCGAGATGCAGGACAGCGGGACCATCCATGTGGACGGCAAGCTGATCTGCGACACCGTCTACCGGGTCCCGCCGGAGCGGCGCGAAATCGGGCTGATGTTCCAGGATTTCGCCCTTTTCCCGCACCTGAGCGTGGCCGACAACGTGGGCTTCGGCCTCAGGACGGGGAGCCGCGCGGAAAAACGCGCCCGGATCGAGGAATTGCTGGACCGCGTGGATCTGAAACGGTTCATCGACGGATACCCCCATCAGCTCTCGGGGGGCGAACAGCAGCGCGTGGCACTGGCCCGTGCGCTGGCGCCGCGCCCGCGCATCATGTTGATGGACGAACCCTTTTCCGGTCTCGACAACCGGCTGCGCGACGGAATCCGCGACGAGACGCTGAGCATCCTCAAGGAAGAGGACACCGCCGTTCTGCTAGTCACGCATGAGCCGGACGAGGCGATGCGCATGGCCGACGAGATCGCGCTGATGCGGGACGGGCGGATCGTGATGCAGGGCGCGCCCTACAACGTCTACACCCGGCCCGTGGACCGCGCGGCGGTGGCGTTCTTCTCTGACGCGAACCTGTTGCGCGCGCGGGTCGAGGGCGCGCTGGCCGATACGCCGTTTGGCCAGTTCCTGGCCCCCGGCGTGCCGGACGGCACCGATGTGGACATCGTCTTTCGCCCCCAGCATCTGCGCATCGATTTTGACCGGGCGGGCCAGGGGCCGCGCCCCACGGCGACCGACGGAACCGCGGCGCGCGCCACGGTGGAACGCGCGCGCTTCATGGGCAATGAATCGCTGGTGGAATTCGTGCTCGACCACGACAAGCTGCGTCTCAAGGCGACGGTGCCCAACGTCTTTCTGCCGCAACCCGGCGCCGTCATGTGGCTGACGGTGCGCCGTGACAGATGTTTCGTTTTCCCGGTGACAGGAGGCCGCGATGCCTGA
- a CDS encoding ATP-binding protein, with protein sequence MIDDPLDRIAAALERMAPAPLATPDFDAAAAFVWHTGPDRLEPVEKVSRVALDLLIGIDRSRDTLLANTRQFAAGLPANNALLWGARGMGKSSLVKAIHADVHASHAALRMVELQREDLPSVGRLLNLLRGASQRFILFCDDLSFGHDDAHYKSLKAVLDGGIEGRPDNVVLYATSNRRHLMPRDMIENERGSAINPAEAVEEKVSLSDRFGLWLGFHACDQDQYLAMIRGYCDAYGVKIDDEILREEAIEWQATRGSRSGRVAWQYFTDLAGRKGVRVG encoded by the coding sequence GTGATTGACGACCCCCTGGATCGGATCGCCGCGGCGCTGGAGCGTATGGCGCCTGCGCCGCTGGCCACGCCCGATTTCGACGCGGCAGCCGCCTTTGTCTGGCACACCGGGCCGGATCGGCTGGAGCCTGTCGAAAAGGTGTCGCGCGTGGCGCTGGACCTGTTGATCGGCATCGACCGGTCGCGCGACACGCTGCTGGCGAACACCCGGCAGTTCGCCGCGGGTCTGCCGGCGAACAACGCGCTGCTCTGGGGGGCGCGGGGCATGGGAAAATCAAGCCTTGTAAAGGCGATACACGCCGATGTTCATGCATCGCACGCGGCGCTGCGCATGGTCGAGTTGCAGCGCGAGGACCTGCCGTCGGTGGGGCGGCTGCTGAACCTGCTGCGCGGTGCGTCGCAGCGGTTCATCCTGTTCTGCGATGACCTGAGCTTTGGCCACGACGACGCCCATTACAAGTCGCTCAAGGCGGTGCTGGATGGCGGGATCGAAGGGCGGCCGGACAATGTGGTGCTCTATGCCACGTCGAACCGCCGCCACCTGATGCCCCGTGACATGATCGAAAACGAACGGGGCAGCGCCATCAACCCGGCGGAAGCGGTGGAGGAGAAAGTCTCGCTCTCGGACCGTTTCGGTCTGTGGCTGGGGTTCCATGCCTGCGATCAGGACCAGTATCTTGCGATGATCCGGGGCTATTGCGATGCCTACGGGGTAAAGATCGACGACGAGATCCTGCGCGAAGAGGCCATCGAATGGCAGGCCACGCGCGGGTCCCGGTCAGGCCGGGTGGCGTGGCAGTACTTTACCGATCTTGCGGGGCGCAAGGGTGTTCGCGTCGGCTGA
- the tatC gene encoding twin-arginine translocase subunit TatC — protein MSATDDIDDSAAPLIEHLAELRTRLIRSVLAFIVGMIICFSFGSTILDFLLVPIEQTMRNLGNPNPVMQYTAPQEYFFTLVRISMVGGLAVSFPVIATQLWRFVAPGLYKNEKSAFLPFLIASPALFLLGAAFAHYVVVPLAMQFFLGFSDAASYLTALVVEGDARKSGIDIVFNGKVNESLDITLKMIVAFGLCFQLPVLLTLMGKAGLVSTEGLRNVRKYAVVGILLLAALVTPPDVVTQLILFIVVYGLYEVSIFLVSRVERKREEQLRADGYYDDEAEDDLADDVFDEHLEDDEDDLK, from the coding sequence ATGAGCGCCACCGACGATATCGACGACAGCGCAGCGCCGCTGATCGAACATCTGGCAGAGCTGCGGACCCGCCTGATCCGGTCGGTTCTGGCCTTTATCGTGGGCATGATCATCTGCTTTTCCTTCGGCAGCACGATCCTTGATTTCCTGCTGGTGCCGATCGAGCAGACCATGCGCAACCTCGGCAATCCGAACCCGGTGATGCAATACACCGCCCCGCAGGAGTATTTCTTTACCCTGGTGCGTATCTCGATGGTGGGCGGGCTGGCCGTCAGCTTTCCGGTGATCGCCACGCAGCTGTGGCGGTTCGTGGCACCCGGCCTCTACAAGAATGAGAAAAGCGCCTTTCTGCCGTTTCTCATCGCCTCGCCGGCCCTTTTCCTGCTGGGCGCGGCCTTTGCGCATTATGTTGTCGTGCCGCTGGCGATGCAGTTCTTTCTGGGCTTTTCGGATGCCGCATCCTACCTGACCGCGCTGGTGGTCGAGGGCGACGCACGCAAGTCCGGCATCGACATCGTCTTTAACGGGAAGGTCAACGAAAGCCTTGATATCACCCTGAAGATGATCGTGGCTTTCGGCCTGTGTTTTCAGCTGCCGGTACTGCTGACCCTGATGGGCAAGGCGGGGCTGGTGAGCACCGAAGGCCTGCGCAACGTGCGCAAATACGCGGTTGTCGGCATCCTGCTGCTGGCCGCGCTGGTCACGCCACCGGATGTGGTGACACAGCTGATCCTGTTCATCGTGGTCTACGGTCTGTACGAAGTGTCGATTTTCCTTGTCAGCCGGGTTGAGCGGAAGCGCGAAGAGCAGCTGCGCGCGGATGGATATTACGACGATGAGGCCGAGGACGATCTGGCGGATGACGTGTTCGACGAACATCTCGAAGACGACGAGGACGACCTCAAGTGA
- a CDS encoding choline ABC transporter substrate-binding protein: MRHLLTTTALAATFGASVAAADCDSVTFSDVGWTDITATTAAATTVLDALGYETEIKILSVPVTYTSMASGDIDVFLGNWMPTMEADIAKYRDEGTVDTVRANLEGAKYTLAVNKAAADLGITSFDAISANLDALDGKIYGIEPGNDGNRLIQSMIDENAFDLGEFEVVESSEQGMLAQVQRQTRREEPIVFLGWEPHPMNANFELTYLEGGDDYFGPDLGGATVYTNTRAGYVEECPNVGKLLQNMSFSLAMENEIMGAILDDGEDPGDAAEAWLKANTGVLDTWLDGVTTKDGGDAMAAVKAELE; encoded by the coding sequence ATGAGACATCTGCTAACCACGACCGCCCTGGCCGCGACCTTCGGCGCTTCGGTCGCCGCTGCCGACTGCGACAGTGTCACCTTCTCGGATGTAGGCTGGACCGACATCACCGCCACGACCGCGGCGGCGACCACCGTCCTCGATGCGCTGGGCTACGAGACCGAGATCAAGATCCTGTCGGTGCCTGTCACCTATACCTCGATGGCCTCGGGCGACATCGACGTGTTTCTGGGCAACTGGATGCCCACGATGGAGGCAGACATCGCCAAGTACCGCGATGAAGGCACGGTCGACACGGTGCGCGCCAACCTCGAAGGGGCGAAGTACACCCTGGCCGTGAACAAGGCGGCGGCGGATCTCGGCATCACCTCGTTCGACGCGATTTCGGCCAACCTGGACGCGTTGGATGGCAAGATCTACGGCATCGAGCCGGGCAATGACGGCAACCGGTTGATCCAGTCGATGATCGACGAGAACGCCTTTGACCTAGGTGAGTTCGAGGTCGTTGAAAGTTCCGAGCAGGGGATGCTGGCCCAGGTCCAGCGCCAGACCCGGCGGGAGGAGCCGATTGTCTTTCTCGGCTGGGAGCCGCACCCGATGAACGCCAATTTCGAGCTGACCTACCTTGAGGGCGGGGACGACTACTTTGGCCCCGACCTGGGCGGTGCGACGGTCTATACCAACACCCGCGCGGGCTATGTCGAAGAATGCCCCAACGTGGGCAAGCTGCTGCAGAACATGTCGTTCTCGCTTGCCATGGAAAACGAGATCATGGGCGCGATCCTGGATGACGGCGAGGACCCCGGCGACGCGGCGGAGGCCTGGCTGAAAGCGAATACCGGCGTGTTGGACACCTGGCTTGACGGCGTGACCACCAAAGACGGCGGCGACGCCATGGCGGCGGTCAAGGCAGAGCTTGAGTAG
- the choV gene encoding choline ABC transporter ATP-binding protein has translation MTNAVEFDKVSIVFGDRPEAALPLMDEGQSRSEIEAATGQVLGVHDCTLKVAEGEILVLMGLSGSGKSTLLRAVNGLNPVVRGSVTVNDGKWSANVQGCSAQDLRRVRRECVSMVFQQFGLLPWRSVRENVALALELADVPRGERLERADRQLALVGLSDWADRKVGELSGGMQQRVGLARAFVTEAPILLMDEPFSALDPLIRTRLQDELLELQSDLKRTIIFVSHDLDEAFKLGGRIAIMEGGRIVQVGTPREIFSNPASEYVAEFVANMNPLGVLTARDVMGDAAPGDHAAVDAEMPVAKLIERLAGKETCLGVVEDGSLIGAVTAQSIVDRLKD, from the coding sequence ATGACCAACGCTGTCGAGTTCGACAAGGTCTCCATCGTTTTCGGAGACCGGCCCGAAGCCGCCTTGCCGCTGATGGACGAGGGCCAAAGCCGATCGGAGATCGAGGCGGCGACCGGTCAGGTGCTGGGCGTGCACGATTGCACCCTGAAAGTGGCCGAGGGCGAAATCCTGGTGCTGATGGGCCTGTCGGGGTCGGGCAAATCCACCTTGCTGCGCGCGGTGAACGGGCTGAACCCCGTGGTGCGCGGGTCGGTGACGGTGAACGACGGCAAATGGTCTGCCAATGTGCAGGGCTGCTCGGCGCAGGATCTGCGCCGGGTGCGGCGCGAATGCGTGTCCATGGTGTTCCAGCAGTTCGGCCTGTTGCCGTGGCGCAGTGTGCGCGAGAACGTGGCGCTGGCGCTGGAGCTGGCCGATGTGCCGCGCGGCGAACGGTTGGAGCGCGCGGACAGGCAACTGGCACTGGTCGGTCTGTCGGACTGGGCCGACCGCAAGGTGGGCGAGCTGTCGGGCGGCATGCAGCAGCGCGTGGGCCTTGCGCGCGCCTTTGTGACAGAGGCGCCGATCCTGCTGATGGACGAACCGTTTTCCGCGCTCGACCCGCTGATCCGCACCCGGTTGCAGGATGAACTGCTGGAACTGCAAAGCGATCTGAAACGAACCATCATCTTTGTCAGTCACGATCTGGACGAGGCGTTCAAGCTGGGCGGGCGCATCGCGATCATGGAAGGCGGGCGCATCGTTCAGGTGGGCACCCCGCGCGAGATATTTTCGAACCCCGCATCGGAGTATGTGGCCGAATTCGTCGCCAACATGAACCCGCTGGGCGTGCTGACTGCCCGCGACGTGATGGGCGATGCGGCCCCCGGCGATCATGCCGCGGTCGATGCGGAAATGCCGGTCGCAAAGCTGATCGAACGGCTTGCGGGCAAGGAAACCTGCCTCGGCGTGGTCGAGGATGGCAGCCTCATCGGGGCGGTTACGGCGCAATCCATCGTCGATCGCTTGAAGGACTGA
- a CDS encoding twin-arginine translocase TatA/TatE family subunit: MLNNIGLPGLLLIAVVVLVLFGRGKISSLMGEVGKGITSFKKGISEGENDVKQVDEVDGADLPKHTDTGTHPATDRAADKGVKKDKV, from the coding sequence ATGTTGAACAATATTGGCCTGCCGGGCCTTTTGCTGATCGCGGTGGTGGTGCTGGTGCTTTTCGGGCGCGGCAAGATCTCCAGCCTGATGGGTGAAGTCGGCAAAGGCATCACCAGCTTCAAGAAGGGCATCAGCGAGGGCGAGAACGACGTCAAGCAGGTGGATGAGGTCGACGGCGCCGATCTGCCCAAGCACACGGATACAGGCACCCATCCCGCGACGGACCGGGCCGCCGACAAGGGCGTGAAAAAGGACAAGGTGTAA
- a CDS encoding Lin0512 family protein, which yields MAEQRIIIEMGMGNDLHGMDYTKACARAIEDALRHSSLPLFTVTGLSHKEMRVQVTVAVQEPEKVDVDALSADLPRGRAEVRAVFGGLNVPAGGETIVIAQASVEAFVPDQTGAWRLKS from the coding sequence ATGGCTGAGCAGCGGATCATCATTGAGATGGGCATGGGCAACGACCTGCACGGGATGGACTACACCAAGGCCTGCGCCCGGGCGATCGAGGACGCGCTGCGCCATTCCTCGCTGCCGTTGTTCACGGTCACGGGGCTGTCGCACAAAGAGATGCGCGTGCAGGTCACGGTTGCGGTGCAGGAACCGGAAAAGGTCGATGTCGATGCGCTGAGCGCGGACCTGCCCCGTGGCCGGGCCGAGGTGCGCGCGGTCTTCGGCGGGCTGAACGTCCCGGCGGGGGGCGAGACCATTGTCATCGCCCAGGCCAGCGTGGAGGCGTTTGTGCCGGATCAGACCGGGGCCTGGCGGCTGAAAAGCTGA
- the tatB gene encoding Sec-independent protein translocase protein TatB, translating into MFDMSWTELLVVGVVALIVVGPKDLPVLFRKVGQFIGKAKGMAREFTNAMNDAADSSGVREISSNLNTSLKAATNPLGTAMDGVKSATKSLTDIDPDSETGKLAAQRAADAKLIQAKTARTAAERKQREAAEAMARAEALEAETGLSDAKPDVQAEAAAAAPDKATSAPKAPAKAKTATKAPAKPKTTTAAPAKAAKKPAAKKPAARKPAAKKPAARKPAAKAPEKE; encoded by the coding sequence ATGTTCGATATGAGCTGGACCGAGCTGTTGGTCGTGGGGGTCGTGGCGCTGATCGTCGTGGGCCCCAAGGACCTGCCGGTGTTGTTCCGCAAGGTGGGGCAATTCATTGGCAAGGCCAAGGGCATGGCACGCGAATTCACCAATGCGATGAACGACGCGGCGGACAGCAGCGGCGTGCGCGAAATTTCATCGAACCTGAACACCTCGTTGAAGGCGGCGACCAACCCCCTGGGCACCGCGATGGACGGGGTGAAATCGGCCACGAAATCCCTGACCGACATTGATCCCGACAGCGAAACCGGCAAGCTTGCCGCCCAGCGGGCTGCGGACGCGAAGCTGATCCAGGCCAAGACGGCCCGGACTGCCGCCGAACGCAAGCAGCGCGAGGCGGCAGAGGCCATGGCCCGCGCCGAGGCGCTGGAGGCAGAGACCGGCCTGTCCGATGCAAAACCGGACGTGCAGGCCGAAGCGGCGGCAGCCGCTCCGGACAAGGCCACGTCTGCGCCCAAGGCGCCTGCCAAGGCCAAGACCGCCACCAAGGCACCTGCCAAGCCGAAAACCACCACCGCGGCCCCCGCCAAGGCGGCAAAGAAACCTGCCGCGAAAAAGCCCGCGGCCCGCAAACCCGCCGCCAAGAAACCCGCAGCCCGCAAACCCGCCGCCAAGGCACCCGAAAAAGAGTAA
- a CDS encoding Lin0512 family protein, giving the protein MPETLMVEFGMGSSLRRGDYTEAAMRAVRDALWHNSINLAELFGFDKKDMQITLDVGVQQPDRVDPEALRAVFPYGHVTVNLHQGGLDVPRPDGDGNPTIMANVALSVGFDMERADG; this is encoded by the coding sequence ATGCCTGAGACTTTGATGGTGGAATTCGGCATGGGGTCGTCCCTGCGCCGGGGCGACTACACAGAGGCCGCGATGCGCGCGGTCCGCGACGCGCTGTGGCACAATTCGATCAACCTGGCAGAGCTTTTCGGCTTTGATAAGAAAGACATGCAGATCACTCTTGATGTGGGCGTGCAGCAGCCCGACAGGGTGGACCCCGAGGCGCTGCGCGCCGTCTTTCCCTATGGCCATGTCACCGTAAACCTGCATCAGGGCGGGCTCGATGTGCCGCGCCCGGACGGCGACGGGAACCCGACGATCATGGCCAATGTCGCCCTGTCGGTCGGCTTTGACATGGAGCGGGCGGATGGCTGA
- the choW gene encoding choline ABC transporter permease subunit, which yields MDWLTENKIPIDDAAEAAFDWLQINGGWFFDGLSRIMERLIEVVLWCLQTPNPLIIVALFAVLTWVIQRNWKTVAFVVVGFLFILNQDYWEETTESLTLVLSACVVCMGVGVPIGIAAAHRPGLYRVLRPVLDLMQTLPTFVYLIPAIVFFGIGMVPGLIATVIFVLPAPIRLTQLGISSTPKALLEAAQAFGAKPSQTLWKIELPYALPQIMTGLNQTIMLSLSMVVIAALVGADGLGVPVVRALNQVNTGLGFESGLIIVVVAIMLDRMLRVGEK from the coding sequence ATGGACTGGCTGACGGAAAACAAGATACCCATCGACGATGCCGCCGAGGCCGCGTTCGATTGGTTGCAGATCAACGGCGGCTGGTTCTTCGACGGGCTGTCGCGCATCATGGAACGGCTGATCGAGGTGGTGCTGTGGTGTCTGCAGACGCCCAATCCGCTGATCATCGTGGCGCTTTTCGCGGTACTTACCTGGGTGATCCAGCGCAACTGGAAGACCGTCGCCTTCGTGGTGGTGGGGTTCTTGTTCATACTCAATCAGGATTACTGGGAGGAAACCACCGAAAGCCTGACGCTGGTGCTGTCGGCCTGCGTGGTCTGCATGGGGGTAGGGGTGCCCATAGGGATCGCCGCCGCCCATCGGCCCGGGCTTTACCGTGTGTTGCGGCCGGTGCTGGACCTGATGCAGACCCTGCCGACCTTTGTCTATCTCATTCCCGCCATCGTCTTCTTCGGGATCGGCATGGTGCCGGGGCTGATCGCGACCGTCATTTTCGTTCTGCCCGCCCCGATCCGCCTGACGCAGCTGGGCATCTCCTCCACCCCCAAGGCCCTGCTGGAGGCGGCGCAGGCCTTTGGTGCCAAGCCCAGCCAGACGCTGTGGAAGATCGAGCTGCCCTATGCCCTGCCGCAGATCATGACCGGGCTGAACCAGACCATCATGCTGTCGCTGTCGATGGTCGTGATCGCGGCGCTGGTGGGGGCCGACGGGCTGGGTGTGCCGGTCGTGCGCGCGCTGAACCAGGTGAACACCGGTCTGGGCTTTGAAAGCGGGCTGATCATCGTGGTGGTCGCGATCATGCTGGATCGAATGCTGCGGGTGGGGGAAAAATGA
- a CDS encoding YafY family protein, with protein MPRSDRLFDLLQLLQDGALLRAEDLAARMGVSTRTIYRDMDRLTAAGVPVKGSRGAGYTMEDALTLPPLTLTAKELEALNLGLAIVAQAADAELQVAADALANKVDAVLTAQGMAAAEAWKAALNPFADPTRNLTHLSLLRPAIRARQKVALTYTAEDGTVSRRTVRPLHLEYRGRVWALTSWCEGRERFELFRLDLIETAEALPELFVDEPGKRLKDYAP; from the coding sequence ATGCCCCGTTCCGACCGCCTGTTTGACCTTTTGCAACTGCTGCAGGATGGCGCCCTGCTCCGGGCCGAGGATCTGGCCGCGCGGATGGGCGTTTCGACGCGCACCATCTACCGGGACATGGACCGGCTGACCGCCGCAGGCGTGCCTGTCAAAGGCTCGCGCGGGGCAGGTTACACGATGGAGGATGCGCTTACCCTGCCCCCGCTCACCCTGACCGCAAAGGAGTTGGAGGCGCTGAACCTTGGCCTTGCCATCGTCGCGCAGGCGGCGGATGCGGAACTGCAGGTGGCGGCGGATGCGCTGGCCAACAAGGTCGATGCGGTGCTGACCGCGCAGGGCATGGCCGCTGCCGAGGCCTGGAAGGCGGCCCTGAACCCCTTTGCCGACCCCACCCGCAACCTGACGCACCTGTCGCTGTTGCGGCCCGCCATCCGGGCACGGCAGAAGGTGGCGCTGACCTATACCGCCGAGGACGGCACGGTGTCGCGCCGCACCGTGCGGCCGCTGCACCTGGAGTATCGGGGGCGCGTCTGGGCGTTGACCAGCTGGTGCGAGGGACGCGAAAGGTTCGAGCTGTTCCGGCTCGACCTGATCGAAACCGCCGAGGCGCTGCCGGAGTTGTTCGTGGACGAGCCGGGAAAGCGGTTGAAAGATTACGCGCCCTGA
- a CDS encoding Hint domain-containing protein, whose amino-acid sequence MARSRPVSAQSVPVFRASDVRATYGANMGDALSFAAELILDDVYELARETAPLRLSLVPSAGSRFTVAEDTDAGTPGSALHLDSALMFMSPDGQTQEALLLVEVDAAGAVAEIFLLPMAQLLPRTGYRLVGIDTETQRRKFAQVGCVSFTRGTHITLASGEQRLIEDLVVGDRVLTRDDGVQAVRWIGQSTVRAVGDFAPIRIAAGTLNNANDLIVSPDHRLFIYQRRDEVGAGRSELLVKARHLVNGYTVTLQDGGFVDYFQLLFDSHQIIYAEGIAAETMLIDTRTRAILPDAISEALGDVIPGHSDLPHAGLDVNEKLLRRPDAAELLRKASTR is encoded by the coding sequence ATGGCACGTTCCCGCCCCGTTTCCGCCCAATCCGTTCCCGTGTTCCGGGCCAGCGACGTGCGGGCCACGTATGGCGCGAACATGGGCGATGCCCTGTCCTTTGCCGCCGAGCTGATCCTTGACGACGTCTACGAGCTTGCCCGCGAGACCGCGCCGCTTCGGCTGTCGCTCGTGCCCTCTGCGGGCAGCCGCTTTACCGTGGCCGAGGACACCGACGCGGGCACGCCGGGATCGGCGCTGCATCTGGATAGCGCGCTGATGTTCATGTCGCCCGACGGGCAAACGCAGGAGGCGCTGCTGTTGGTCGAGGTGGATGCCGCAGGAGCGGTTGCCGAGATTTTTCTGTTGCCGATGGCGCAGCTGCTGCCGCGCACCGGATACCGGCTGGTGGGCATCGACACCGAAACCCAGCGTCGCAAGTTCGCGCAGGTCGGCTGCGTGTCCTTCACCCGCGGCACCCACATCACGCTGGCCAGCGGCGAGCAACGCCTGATCGAGGATCTGGTCGTGGGCGACCGCGTGCTGACCCGCGACGACGGTGTGCAGGCTGTGCGCTGGATCGGGCAGAGCACCGTGCGCGCGGTGGGCGACTTTGCCCCGATCCGCATCGCCGCCGGAACCCTGAATAACGCGAACGACCTGATTGTCAGCCCGGACCATCGCCTGTTCATCTACCAGCGCAGAGACGAGGTCGGCGCGGGCCGATCCGAGCTGTTGGTCAAGGCGCGGCATCTGGTGAACGGGTATACGGTCACTCTTCAGGACGGTGGTTTCGTCGACTATTTCCAGCTGCTCTTCGACAGTCACCAGATCATTTATGCCGAGGGGATCGCGGCAGAGACGATGCTGATCGACACGCGGACCCGCGCAATCCTGCCGGACGCGATTTCCGAGGCCTTGGGCGACGTGATCCCCGGCCATTCGGACCTGCCGCATGCGGGCCTGGATGTGAACGAAAAGCTGCTGCGCCGCCCCGACGCGGCCGAACTGCTGCGCAAGGCATCGACCCGGTGA